The following proteins are encoded in a genomic region of Phragmites australis chromosome 9, lpPhrAust1.1, whole genome shotgun sequence:
- the LOC133929102 gene encoding large ribosomal subunit protein eL24, whose product MVLKTELCRFSGQKIYPGKGIRFIRADSQVFLFANSKCKRYFHNRLKPAKLSWTAMYRKQHKKDIHAEAVKKRRRTTKKPYSRSIVGASLEIIQKKRAEKPEVRDAAREAALREIKERIKKTKDEKKAKKAEVAKSQKTQAKGAVQKGSKGPKLGGGGGKR is encoded by the exons ATGGTCCTGAA GACTGAACTCTGCCGTTTCAGTGGTCAGAAGATATATCCAGGGAAAGGCATCCGATTCATTCGTGCTGATTCTCAG GTGTTCCTTTTCGCCAACTCAAAATGCAAGCGCTACTTCCACAACCGCCTGAAGCCTGCAAAGCTTTCCTGGACAGCAATGTACAGGAAGCAACACAAGAAG GATATTCACGCTGAAGCTGTCAAGAAGAGGCGCCGCACCACTAAGAAGCCGTACTCCAGGTCCATTGTTGGTGCTTCATTGGAAATCATCCAGAAGAAGAGAGCTGAGAAGCCTGAAGTCCGCGATGCTGCTAGAGAAGCGGCTCTTCG CGAGATCAAGGAGCGCATCAAGAAGACCAAGGacgagaagaaggccaagaaggCGGAGGTGGCCAAGTCCCAGAAGACGCAGGCGAAGGGTGCCGTTCAGAAGGGTTCCAAAGGCCCCAAgctgggtggcggcggcgggaagCGCTGA